One window of Esox lucius isolate fEsoLuc1 chromosome 25, fEsoLuc1.pri, whole genome shotgun sequence genomic DNA carries:
- the LOC105007037 gene encoding uncharacterized protein LOC105007037 isoform X5, with amino-acid sequence MQKNTKKNRVKNTGQQQRAPAFNALTKQGNHFALLTDSRSPLLPSICFRGGAADIFATSSQGAPFLSGPAAALHLAQIEAQLILRQLTAITVASNLSNQQLALLHLLQTAAAANNKSNVQPLASIMYQQQGAPFNRPRAMPFRPQQPGHVMGANMPQMNNYPVGRFPPPTHLPEKQESAISVCIQGGRHEDIRLTNQMTQISRQHCADPHLPGGGQSHRSETGYSNSSNLIPLSSDNQPYQRQDLEWSEYQTPNNVFAPNQQQQRQQPQQLSHPHANPNPRPPGGGAQNWNVPVSDQGRPQGGDMQNMYVPESAGSILASFGLSNDDLEFLSHYPDDQLTPDTLPLILRDIKIQKTTRTTDPPPTFSENLPPFSDRPPPPRLSLPQLRPALPRSPDIPSFLSVAQIAGKVIDYGHASRAAEEGRDSFKREPLPKESPTKAEYKQRKAESPGRRRSSDGSPHVQKYRENKDYKRRTPSPGAPKHKRALVREPPPTSRSERDVPRMKPSSEARSDSLKSARPSESKHISGAHKSLPTPTMISDFSADPPKVYPHTCSLCETQCEREKDWTYHVNTVNHTASCRDLRNRYPGWKPDLPRKGSEACSTWRSLDRSASRSVSRSLSCSPTPPPDRRKRASPPTSVRRHRESHSPRHPLQPPHGHGHRPSGRYSPLQSRRGPTGVSTSRGLKRSSEDTAKRLTGSSSQSSGGRSSTGKSGNHPSLKVAKPGDKPAVGKEAAPGQSSEKTLKPTPKLQKKQPPGSCLLYLTGLPADAKYQEVVSLVQAFGKVDNVLIVKSEEPAENQGPRQYAHATVCMHNEQEAKVLAACCTLSIRDHPITVSDKEPEDTTNSSIPVIIKGHVEGASKTTKDPSNINSTIESPETSVVREKIKERGVVKIAGLPKGDCLDLEGEITKLAEPYGTPVKILVITDPKEAVVTMPDVESAQEMLKAYDKTPALINDSVLNMMPLPPNLELDLNRPVALFQSLMGPRNPASEAEAADDWKCLLVVNNVPQTPSGPTEVRGLVKRFGTVQQALALKDMIIFEMETADMAQKVFNRFQTYPCIIQNNPLSFTWKPDPVPDPEANTLKGDISAGVEAVGTTPADEAVGAPDQSVLKVETRTGEVGGKNPGDEEEEEEEEGGEVKTELQEVATALEGTDEKPSDTALNQVEVTAPNTEVLPRGQSGGEVTDKVLNILTADSDKDKQAVALGSTRATPSATTGIKCSEVPVSGPSPTVMAAVIEALRQESRNRSSASSKNTTEKTPADKPTDKQTPVVQPPPALPKVTPEILKALLEECRARSSSRANAEHTKKDKEPVPPAGQKADAGRERVAKRKTHDEERESERKQREKRRKVQEEKVEKERREREKRQCQREGSSGSAKSRSEGSRPSGRSPRSESRRGYGENRTSPVLQSNKQQVEEGEEVGEETTPFDLEDFVTLDEVEDVAEVITKDATESREPTGHDATTTSALETESQADPTPAEAADPGNPVELGEKDQEKESSGSPATTEEQSVKTEEGTGVLEAENVPELRDDRTELVATVPKTTCDEVTEASDVKGPIDATPADIPAVSGKEEEEEKDSPVEMKGKSKSQEESEETVKKKIKLEPLFHEDYTIPPFTPDCPVADDHNLGLIVDCC; translated from the exons CTTTGCGTTGCTCACAGACAGTCGATCCCCTCTACTGCCGTCTATCTGCTTCCGTGGAGGAGCAGCCGACATCTTCGCTACCAGCAGCCAGGGGGCGCCGTTCCTCTCAGGACCGGCCGCGGCACTCCACCTGGCCCAGATCGAAGCTCAGCTTATCTTGCGCCAGCTCACTGCCATCACTGTAGCCAGTAATCTCAGCAACCAGCAACTGGCCCTGCTCCACCTTCTCCAGACAGCAGCAGCCGCCAACAACAAAAGTAACGTGCAGCCGCTTGCCTCCATCATGTACCAGCAACAGGGGGCTCCCTTTAACAGGCCCAGGGCCATGCCGTTCCGACCGCAACAACCGGGCCACGTTATGGGTGCCAACATGCCCCAGATGAACAACTACCCGGTGGGTCGGTTTCCGCCGCCAACCCATCTGCCCGAGAAGCAGGAGTCGGCCATCTCGGTCTGCATTCAGGGTGGGAGGCATGAGGACATCCGCCTGACCAACCAGATGACCCAGATCTCCCGGCAGCATTGCGCGGACCCCCATCTGCCCGGGGGCGGTCAAAGTCACAGGTCGGAAACTGGTTATTCAAACAGCAGTAACCTCATCCCACTCTCCTCCGACAACCAGCCGTATCAGAGGCAAGATCTGGAGTGGTCCGAATACCAGACTCCCAATAATGTCTTTGCCCCCAATCAACAGCAGCAACGGCAGCAGCCCCAGCAGTTGTCGCACCCCCACGCTAACCCCAACCCCAGGCCGCCGGGTGGCGGCGCGCAAAACTGGAACGTGCCCGTTTCTGACCAGGGGCGTCCGCAAGGCGGCGACATGCAGAATATGTACGTTCCAGAAAGCGCGGGCAGTATCCTGGCTAGCTTCGGCTTGTCGAACGACGACCTGGAGTTTCTCAGCCATTACCCTGACGATCAGCTGACTCCAGACACGCTGCCCTTAATCCTACGggacataaaaatacaaaaaacaacccGAACGACGGACCCCCCTCCCACATTCTCGGAAAATCTCCCTCCTTTTTCTGACCGACCGCCGCCACCTCGCCTCTCCCTGCCTCAGCTGCGTCCCGCGCTGCCGCGTTCGCCAGACATTCCGAGTTTTCTGAGCGTAGCGCAAATAGCGGGCAAAGTCATCGACTATGGCCACGCAAGCAGGGCGGCGGAGGAGGGCAGAGACTCTTTCAAACGCGAGCCGCTGCCCAAGGAGAGCCCGACAAAAGCGGAGTACAAGCAACGTAAAGCTGAATCCCCGGGGCGGCGCCGCTCCAGCGACGGCTCCCCTCACGTACAAAAATACAGAGAGAACAAAGACTACAAGAGGCGGACGCCAAGTCCCGGTGCTCCCAAGCACAAACGTGCACTCGTCAGAGAGCCGCCGCCAACGTCTCGGTCAGAACGCGACGTGCCCAGAATGAAGCCGTCGTCTGAGGCCAGAAGTGATTCTTTGAAATCAGCCAGACCCTCAGAATCCAAACACATCTCTGGCGCCCACAAGAGCCTTCCAACGCCTACCATGATAAGTGATTTCTCGGCGGACCCTCCAAAGGTGTACCCCCACACCTGCTCCCTGTGTGAGACGCAGTGTGAACGGGAAAAG GACTGGACCTACCATGTGAACACAGTGAACCACACTGCTAGCTGCAGAGATCTGCGCAACAG GTATCCAGGCTGGAAACCGGACTTGCCACG GAAGGGCTCGGAGGCCTGTTCCACCTGGCGTTCCCTAGACCGCTCCGCCTCCCGGTCAGTGTCCCGTTCCCTGTCCTGCTCCCCAACACCACCCCCAGACCGTCGCAAAAGGGCCTCCCCGCCTACCTCAGTGCGACGTCACCGAGAGTCTCACTCACCCCGGCACCCACTCCAACCTCCCCATGGACATGGACATCGCCCCTCTGGCCGATACAGTCCCCTCCAGTCACGTAGGGGCCCCACAG GTGTATCTACTAGCCGCGGCCTGAAGCGCTCAAGCGAGGACACGGCCAAGCGTCTTACTGGCTCCTCCTCTCAGTCTTCTGGAGGACGGTCGTCTACCGGCAAGTCTGGGAACCACCCCTCTCTAAAGGTAGCCAAACCTGGGGACAAGCCAGCAGTGGGGAAGGAGGCCGCCCCTGGACAAAGCTCTGAG AAGACGTTAAAGCCAACTCCAAAACTGCAGAAAAAGCAGCCTCCAGGTTCCTGCCTGCTATATCTGACGGGCCTTCCTGCAGACGCCAAATACCAGGAAGTGGTGTCGCTGGTTCAGGCCTTCGGCAAGGTCGACAACGTCCTCATTGTAAAGAGCGAGGAACCGGCGGAGAATCAGGGCCCGCGGCAGTACGCTCAT GCCACCGTGTGCATGCATAACGAGCAAGAAGCGAAGGTTTTGGCCGCTTGCTGCACCCTCTCCATACGGGATCATCCCATCACTGTCTCCGACAAG GAACCCGAGGATACAACTAACTCCTCAATACCTGTTATTATAAAGGG ACATGTGGAGGGTGCTTCCAAAACGACTAAGGACCCCAGTAATATCAACTCAACCATCGAAAGCCCAg AAACCAGCGTTGTTCGGGAGAAGATTAAGGAG AGAGGTGTGGTCAAGATTGCTGGTCTTCCAAAAGGCGATTGCTTGGACTTGGAGGGTGAGATCACTAAGCTAGCTGAGCCCTACGGAACCCCTGTCAAGATCCTCGTCATCACTGACCCTAAAGAG GCTGTTGTCACTATGCCCGACGTAGAGTCAGCCCAGGAGATGCTGAAGGCATACGATAAAACGCCTGCCCTCATTAATGACTCGGTTCTGAACATGATGCCGCTACCACCAAACCTTGAATTGGACTTAAACAGACCG GTGGCACTTTTCCAGTCGTTGATGGGACCAAGGAACCCTGCGAGT GAGGCCGAGGCGGCAGACGACTGGAAATGCCTTCTGGTGGTCAACAACGTGCCGCAGACGCCCTCCGGCCCCACAGAAGTCCGTGGGCTGGTTAAACGCTTCGGCACGGTTCAACAGGCTCTGGCCCTAAAGGACATG ATCATCTTCGAGATGGAAACGGCAGACATGGCCCAGAAAGTCTTCAACCGATTCCAAACGTATCCCTGCATTATCCAGAACAACCCGCTCTCCTTCACCTGGAAACCAGATCCTGTTCCTGATCCAGAGGCTAATACGCTTAAAGGCGACATTTCTGCTGGTGTAGAGGCTGTAGGGACTACGCCTGCTGATGAGGCAGTGGGTGCTCCTGACCAGTCAGTGTTAAAGGTGGAGACCAGGACAGGGGAGGTTGGAGGAAAGAATCCTGGggatgaagaagaggaggaggaggaggaaggaggagaggttAAAACAGAACTTCAAGAGGTGGCCACGGCGTTGGAAGGAACGGATGAGAAACCCAGTGACACAGCATTGAACCAGGTAGAGGTCACGGCACCCAACACTGAGGTCCTGCCCAGAGGTCAGAGTGGAGGTGAGGTCACAGACAAGGTCCTTAACATTTTAACGGCAGACTCCGACAAAGATAAACAAGCGGTCGCCTTGGGTTCTACCCGCGCAACTCCGTCTGCTACAACAGGGATCAAGTGCTCAGAAGTCCCCGTCTCCGGCCCGTCGCCAACAGTGATGGCAGCCGTCATAGAGGCCCTAAGACAGGAGAGCAGGAATAGATCTTCTGCGAGCTCAAAGAATACCACAGAGAAGACCCCAGCCGACAAACCTACAGATAAGCAGACCCCGGTTGTCCAGCCCCCCCCCGCCCTACCCAAGGTGACCCCGGAGATTCTGAAGGCTCTGTTAGAGGAATGCAGGGCGCGGTCGTCCAGCAGAGCCAATGCTGAGCATACCAAGAAGGACAAGGAACCAGTGCCCCCCGCAGGCCAAAAGGCAGACGCCGGAAGAGAACGAGTCGCCAAGCGGAAGACCCAcgatgaggagagggagagcgagaggaaGCAGAGGGAGAAGAGGCGGAAGGTTCAGGAGGAgaaggtggagaaagagaggagggagagggagaagaggcagTGCCAGAGGGAGGGGTCATCCGGATCGGCTAAATCCAGGTCTGAAGGGAGTCGGCCCAGTGGGAGAAGCCCCAGGTCTGAGTCCAGGAGAGGATATGGAGAGAACAGGACCTCCCCTGTGTTGCAGAGCAACAAACAACAGGTAGAA gagggggaggaggttgGTGAGGAGACCACGCCCTTTGACCTGGAGGACTTTGTGACGCTGGACGAGGTGGAAGATGTAGCCGAGGTGATCACAAAAGATGCCACAGAGTCGAGAGAGCCGACCGGCCACGATGCAACCACCACATCTGCCCTGGAGACCGAGAGCCAGGCTGACCCTACTCCAGCAGAGGCTGCTGACCCTGGGAACCCAGTGGAACTAGGAGAGAAGGACCAGGAGAAGGAGTCGTCAGGGTCCCCAGCAACCACGGAGGAGCAGTCAGTGAAGACTGAAGAGGGAACCGGGGTGCTGGAAGCCGAGAATGTTCCAGAGCTTCGGGATGACCGTACAGAG CTTGTAGCTACTGTGCCAAAGACAACCTGTGATGAGGTCACCGAGGCTTCAGATGTGAAAGGTCCCATTGATGCGACGCCTGCAGACATACCTGCTGTCAGTggaaaagaggaggaagaagaaaaggaCAGCCCAG TAGAGATGAAGGGAAAAAGTAAGTCTCAGGAGGAGAGCGAAGAGACCGTGAAGAAGAAGATTAAGTTGGAGCCCCTGTTTCATGAAGACTACACTATTCCTCCTTTCACCCCTGACTGTCCTGTTG CTGATGACCACAATTTAGGTTTGATCGTAGACTGTTGCTAG